CAAATTTTTTGCCGCCATGGAATACACAATGAACCCGTCCGAACCCTCCAAGACTTCCCTTTCCTACCGCGACGCCGGCGTGGACATCGACGCTGGCGATGCGCTGGTGGAAAACATCAAGCCCTTCGCCAAACGCACCATGCGGCCGGAGGTGCTGGGCGGCCTGGGCGGCTTCGGCGCCATGTTCGAGATCGGCAAGAAATACCAGAACCCGGTGCTGGTGTCCGGCACCGACGGCGTCGGCACCAAGCTGAAGCTCGCTTTCATGACCGGCAAGCACGACACCGTCGGCATCGACCTGGTCGCCATGAGCGTCAACGACATCCTGGTACAGGGCGCAGAGCCGCTGTTCTTCCTCGACTACTTCGCCTGCGGCAAGCTCGATGTGGCCACCGCCACCGATGTCATCAAGGGCATTGCGGCCGGCTGCGAGCAGGCCGGCTGCGCGCTGATCGGCGGCGAGACGGCGGAAATGCCCGGCATGTACCCGGCTGGCGAATATGACCTGGCAGGTTTCGCCGTGGGCGCGGTGGAAAAGGACAAGATCATCAGCGGCAAGACCATTGTCGCGGGCGACGTGGTGCTGGGCCTGGCTTCCAGCGGCGCGCACTCCAACGGCTACTCCCTGGTGCGCAAGATCATCGAGCGCACCGGCATCGACCTGAATAGCGACTTCCATGGCCGCCCCCTGCGCGACGTGGTGCTGGCGCCGACGCGCATCTACGTCAAGCCCCTGCTCAAGCTGATGGGCGAATTGCCGGTCAAGGGCATGGCCCACATCACCGGCGGCGGCCTACTGGAAAACATCCCGCGCGTGCTGCCGGAAAACCTCACCGCCGTGATCCGGAAAACCAGCTGGCCCATGCCGCCGCTGTTCTCGTGGATGCAGCAGGAAGGCAACGTGGCCGAGAAGGAAATGCACCGCACCTTCAATTGCGGCATCGGCATGATCGTGATCGTGGCCGCCGGAGATGCCGAGGCCGCGATGAACTCGCTCAGCGCCAGCGGCGAACAGGTATGGCGCATCGGCCAGATCGAAGCCCGCGCCGATGGGCAAGCGCAGACGGTCGTTGAGTGAAGTGAAGTGAAACGCATCGTCATCCTCATCTCCGGGCGCGGCAGCAACATGCAGGCGATCCTGGAGGCCGGGCTGCCGGTGGAAATCGCCGCAGTCATCAGCAACAAGCCTGAAGCCAAAGGCCTGGAAATCGCGGCACGGCACGGCATTGCAACGGCCGCGGTGGACCACCGCGAACATGAAAGCCGGGCGCACTTTGATGCCGCCCTGGCGGAGAAAATCGACAGCTTCCAGCCGGACCTGGTGGTGCTGGCCGGTTTCATGCGCATCCTGACGGCAGATTTCGTCAACCGCTACCAGGGCCGCCTGATCAACATCCACCCCGCCCTGCTGCCCGCCTTTCCCGGCCTCGACACCCATGAGAAAGCCTTGCAGGAAGGCGTCAGAATCCACGGCTGCACGGTGCATTTCGTCACGCCAACTGTCGATCATGGGCCGATCATTTCCCAGGCCGCCGTGCCGGTATTGCCCGGCGACACGCCGGACAGCCTCGCCGCCCGCGTGCTGGAGCAGGAACACCTGATCTACCCCGAAGCCATCCGCTGGTTTGCCGAAGGCCGCCTGGTGCTGGAAAACAACCGGGTGAAAGCGGATGTTGCGCAGGCTTCCGCTTCTGCGCTGAGGTCGCCATGGGCCGCCTGATCATTCTTGTGCTGGCACTGGCCAGCTTCGCGGCCCAGGCAGCACCGCCGCAACAGATTGACGCCACCTACCGCGTGCTGAAAAACGGCCAGCAAGTAGGCAAAGTCACCGAGCACTTTGAGCATGATGGCAAGCGCTACCGCATTGAAAGCACGACGGCGGCGATTGGCATTTATGCGCTCTTCGCTCGCGGCAACATCCGCCTCATCAGCGAGGGGGAAATCACCCCGAACGGCCTGCGTCCGCAACATTTCGAGCACCATCGCGGGTCCGATCCGGGCAAGCTGATCGTGGCCGATTTTGACTGGGAAAAACGTGTTGTCAGCCACAAATATGACGGGAAAGTCGAAACCGCCCCGCTTGAAGAGGGGATACAGGATCGCATCAGCCAGCATTATCAATTCATGTTTCAGCCGCCACGACAGGAGAACATCGACATTCGCCTGAGCACCGGGCGCAAACTCAGCCTCAACACCTACCGGGTGCTCGACGAAGAAACCATGTCAACGCTCGTTGGCAGCCTCCAGACCGTGCATATTTCCAAACAGCGCACGCCGAATGAAGACGGCATCGATTTGTGGCTGGCAAAATCCCGGCATTACTTTCCGGCGCGCATCGTGTTCAACGAAAAAGATGGCGGCAAGCTGGTACAGCAACTGGAAAGTCTGTCCCCTCCGCCAGACTCCGAGCCCAATCCAGCCAAACGGTGACGCCGTCCACAGTCAAACGTTTTTTCTGGGCGCTGGCACTGTCGCTGCTGGTTCACCTGATCGCGACTTTCGGCCCCGGCATCACCCTGCCGGAATATCAGCCTGACCCGGTGATTACAGCGACCATCAGGCCCCTGCCCGCTCTCCCGCCAGTAGCAAAGACCCCCAAGCCGCGTCCCAAACCAGCACCACAACGGCGGCCTGAACCTGTTGCGGCCGGCGCCCCGCCCGAACCTGCCGTGGCTGAAACACCAGCGCCGGAGCAACCTCCGGCCGTAATACAGGAAATACCCGCCCCCCCCCCGGAAAGCGAAAGTGCCGGAGCCCCCCCTATCGACCTGCCGGAACACGCCGAAATCCGCTACACCCTGAACAAGGGGCAGGACGGCTTTTCCGTAGGCCTTGCCGTTCATACCTGGAAGCGCGAGGGAACGCATTACTCCATTACCCAGATCGCAGAAGCCAGCGGCATCGTGTCGCTTTTCTACAGCGGCCGCCATGTCCAGATCAGTCAGGGCGTCATCACGGCACACGGCATGCAGCCCGATTCCTACTGGGTGCAGCGCGGGCAGAGCGCAGAAAAGACCGATACGGCTAAATTTGACTGGATAAACAGACAGCTTACATTCGGCACCAGCGGCAACACGCGTACTGCCAACCTGCCGGATGGCACGCAGGACCTGCTCAGCTTTCTTTATCAACTCGCCTTCGCCCCGCCACGGGAAGGCAGCACCCGGCTCCATATCACCACCGGGCGCAAACTGGGCAGCTACGGCTACCGCTCCATGGGCGAGGAAAACCTGGAAACTCCCCTCGGACCCATCAAGGCGCTGCACATCGCACAAGTACGCCAGGATGGGGAAGAAAACACGGAAATCTGGCTGGCGACGGAGTATCATTACCTTCCGCTTAAAATCCGTTTCACCGACAAACAAGGCAGCGTGACAGAACAAACCGCCACTGCCCTGGATATCCGATAACCATGCCCATCCCAGTTTCCCGCTTCGGCCACCTCGTCCACGCCCTGCAATCCGTCATGCGCCTGCACGAACCCGCCGACGCCAACCTGCACAATTATTTCCGCATCCACCGCGAACTCGGCAGTCAGGATCGCGCCTTCGTGGCTGAAAATGTCTACGCTGCGCTGCGCCGTAAACGCTTTCTCGAACACCTGATCGGCCCCCTCTCTCCTGGCTCTCTCCCAAAAGCCCCTGCCGAATTACCCGAGGATAAAGGAGAGAGTGACGAGGTTCCGCTACACGAGGCTCGCGTTACGGCCAGCCCGCGCCAGCTCGCACTGGCCACCCTGATGAAGCTGCAAGGCATCAATGCGCGTGAACTGGCGCCGCTGCTGCTGGATAGCGAAGAGGAATGGCTGAAGCAGCTCAAGGCGAAATCAAGCGCCGATTTGCCGCTCGCCGTGCAGGCCGACTTCCCCGACTGGTTGATGGAAAAGCTCGCCACCTTCATGTCCGAAGCCGACATCCTTGCGCTGGCGCGCGGCATGCAGCAGCCCGCGCCGCTGGACCTACGCGTCAACACCCTGCTCGACAAGCGCGACGAGGTGCTGCATACCCTGGTCAACAGCGACGGCATCGCGGCGGAAATCACGCCCTACTCCCCGCTCGGCCTGCGCCTCAAGGACAAACCCTCGCTCAACAAGAATTCACTCTTCATTAAGGGCAAGATCGAGGTGCAGGATGAAGGCAGCCAGCTGATCGGCCTGCTCCTGGCGCCGCAGCGCCGCGAAATGGTGGTGGATTTCTGCGCCGGGGCAGGCGGCAAAACCCTGTTGATCGGTGCGCTGATGCAGAATTCAGGCCGCGTCTATGCCTTCGATGTGTCCGAAAAACGCCTCAACAACCTCAAGCCGCGCCTGAAACGTTCAGGACTCTCCAACCTGCACCCGCAGCTCATCGCCAACGAAAACGACCTCAAGATCAAGCGCCTGGCCGGGAAAATCGACCGCGTGCTGGTGGATGCCCCATGCAGTGGCTTCGGCACCCTGCGCCGCAACCCGGACATGAAATGGCGCCAGACGCCAGAAGGCATCGCCGAGCTGACCCAAAGGCAGGCCGCGATCCTGCTGGCAGCATCCCGCCTGCTGAAAACCGGCGGACGCCTGGTGTATGCAACCTGCAGCTTCCTGCCTGAAGAAAACCAGCAGGTCGTGGAAGCTTTTCTTGCGCAGCATCCCGAATTCAAACTGCTGGACGCCAGTGAAATCCTTGCCTCCCAGCACGTCCCCCTGAACACCGGGAAATACCTGCAACTCCTGCCCCATGTTCACGGCACGGATGGGTTTTTTGCGGCGGTGATGGAAAGGGTCTAAGAAAGCGCTGATTTATCCCGCAGCCCGGTCATTGCGAGCGCAGCGAAGCAATCTCGATCTTTATAAACCAGCGCTTCCCTAAGAGATACAAAAAGCCCCGGAGGGAAACCTCCGGGGCTTCTTGCTATGCGCCAGGCCCTTGCATAGCAGGCGGCTTTCTTCTTGAACACTTGCTATGGCGTTGGTCTATCGCTCCCAATGGCCTTCAAAGTCGAATGAAAGTTGCCGCTGGTGGCGGATGGCGAGGAGGTAAATCTTTCCGCCAATCAGCGCGTAGAGCTGCAGGTAATCCTTGAAGAGGTATTCGCGTAACGCGTCTGCGTCCTGTGCCAGTGCCGACAACTTTGCGCGGAGCGTTGCCAATGCATTTGTGGTCTCGACAGAACGCGGCTGGCGGATCAAAAATGGTGTACCCATTTCGGGGAAACGCTCAAGGTTGGGAACCACCGTTTCGAGCAGTTCATCCAGCAAGCTGTCGAAGGCTTGCGGCGCTTCTGCTTCAGTCAGGAAGTGCTCGATATCTTCAAGGTTACGCTCGAAGTTCTCAGTGAATTTGACGACAGGTTGTTTCGCCACAAGCAGGCCCCGCTATAACTCAGGCGCTACGGCGGCGCTTGATTGACTGGATCACGCTACGGGCATCTTTCACCTTGCCAGCAGCAACGTCGTCGAGCCCCCTGGATGCCTCGTCGATCAGCAGCAGGTGAATGCGCTCGCGTTCCAGTTGGTGGTAGTAATCCAGACGCTTGGCGTCGATCAAGGCGATATAGCTTTCACCGTTCTTGGTGATGATCTTCTCGGTGCCGCCTTTGACCTCTTCAGCCAGTTCGGAGAAGTTC
This genomic stretch from Sulfuricella sp. harbors:
- the purM gene encoding phosphoribosylformylglycinamidine cyclo-ligase, with protein sequence MNPSEPSKTSLSYRDAGVDIDAGDALVENIKPFAKRTMRPEVLGGLGGFGAMFEIGKKYQNPVLVSGTDGVGTKLKLAFMTGKHDTVGIDLVAMSVNDILVQGAEPLFFLDYFACGKLDVATATDVIKGIAAGCEQAGCALIGGETAEMPGMYPAGEYDLAGFAVGAVEKDKIISGKTIVAGDVVLGLASSGAHSNGYSLVRKIIERTGIDLNSDFHGRPLRDVVLAPTRIYVKPLLKLMGELPVKGMAHITGGGLLENIPRVLPENLTAVIRKTSWPMPPLFSWMQQEGNVAEKEMHRTFNCGIGMIVIVAAGDAEAAMNSLSASGEQVWRIGQIEARADGQAQTVVE
- the purN gene encoding phosphoribosylglycinamide formyltransferase; translated protein: MKRIVILISGRGSNMQAILEAGLPVEIAAVISNKPEAKGLEIAARHGIATAAVDHREHESRAHFDAALAEKIDSFQPDLVVLAGFMRILTADFVNRYQGRLINIHPALLPAFPGLDTHEKALQEGVRIHGCTVHFVTPTVDHGPIISQAAVPVLPGDTPDSLAARVLEQEHLIYPEAIRWFAEGRLVLENNRVKADVAQASASALRSPWAA
- a CDS encoding DUF3108 domain-containing protein, coding for MGRLIILVLALASFAAQAAPPQQIDATYRVLKNGQQVGKVTEHFEHDGKRYRIESTTAAIGIYALFARGNIRLISEGEITPNGLRPQHFEHHRGSDPGKLIVADFDWEKRVVSHKYDGKVETAPLEEGIQDRISQHYQFMFQPPRQENIDIRLSTGRKLSLNTYRVLDEETMSTLVGSLQTVHISKQRTPNEDGIDLWLAKSRHYFPARIVFNEKDGGKLVQQLESLSPPPDSEPNPAKR
- a CDS encoding DUF3108 domain-containing protein, which encodes MTPSTVKRFFWALALSLLVHLIATFGPGITLPEYQPDPVITATIRPLPALPPVAKTPKPRPKPAPQRRPEPVAAGAPPEPAVAETPAPEQPPAVIQEIPAPPPESESAGAPPIDLPEHAEIRYTLNKGQDGFSVGLAVHTWKREGTHYSITQIAEASGIVSLFYSGRHVQISQGVITAHGMQPDSYWVQRGQSAEKTDTAKFDWINRQLTFGTSGNTRTANLPDGTQDLLSFLYQLAFAPPREGSTRLHITTGRKLGSYGYRSMGEENLETPLGPIKALHIAQVRQDGEENTEIWLATEYHYLPLKIRFTDKQGSVTEQTATALDIR
- a CDS encoding RsmB/NOP family class I SAM-dependent RNA methyltransferase encodes the protein MPIPVSRFGHLVHALQSVMRLHEPADANLHNYFRIHRELGSQDRAFVAENVYAALRRKRFLEHLIGPLSPGSLPKAPAELPEDKGESDEVPLHEARVTASPRQLALATLMKLQGINARELAPLLLDSEEEWLKQLKAKSSADLPLAVQADFPDWLMEKLATFMSEADILALARGMQQPAPLDLRVNTLLDKRDEVLHTLVNSDGIAAEITPYSPLGLRLKDKPSLNKNSLFIKGKIEVQDEGSQLIGLLLAPQRREMVVDFCAGAGGKTLLIGALMQNSGRVYAFDVSEKRLNNLKPRLKRSGLSNLHPQLIANENDLKIKRLAGKIDRVLVDAPCSGFGTLRRNPDMKWRQTPEGIAELTQRQAAILLAASRLLKTGGRLVYATCSFLPEENQQVVEAFLAQHPEFKLLDASEILASQHVPLNTGKYLQLLPHVHGTDGFFAAVMERV
- a CDS encoding type II toxin-antitoxin system RelE/ParE family toxin, with the translated sequence MAKQPVVKFTENFERNLEDIEHFLTEAEAPQAFDSLLDELLETVVPNLERFPEMGTPFLIRQPRSVETTNALATLRAKLSALAQDADALREYLFKDYLQLYALIGGKIYLLAIRHQRQLSFDFEGHWER
- a CDS encoding type II toxin-antitoxin system Phd/YefM family antitoxin, whose product is MGISASDVIPLSHARANFSELAEEVKGGTEKIITKNGESYIALIDAKRLDYYHQLERERIHLLLIDEASRGLDDVAAGKVKDARSVIQSIKRRRSA